The Sander vitreus isolate 19-12246 chromosome 24, sanVit1, whole genome shotgun sequence genome segment tatcacaaaatacaaaaacagtcaTTATAAAGATGATCCCAACAGAACAATCTCAGGGTGTCATCATAAATAAAAGAGATACATCCTGATCTccagattattattatcaaacaCTGCCGGCTGCTCTCGGCCTTCACAGAAACGCACGTCAAACACAGTATTAGTACCGGCAGCAGGCTGCTTCCCCCTTTTTTATGACCTTGTCCAGTATTCTTCTGGTTTTATCATAGTCAGTTTTCTCTGCTTCTATTTCACAGACCTCCGTTTTTCTTATCCGAGTTTTTCTGACTCAAGTTCTCCAGAATCACTGACAGATTCTTTAATCTTCCCACAAGGCGGGCTCTTTGATTCTTGACGTAATCTGAGGCAGACTGTGTTGTAGAAGCCATGTGGTCTTACTTCTGTATATTCTGCACACAGACCCAACTTCAATGAtctggaaaacaaaacacaaggcTCAATAACATGTGAATCACAACAATTATTCTGTTTTACATGATTCTACATCGGGTGCTCTAGTGAGTCAATTGAATTTTAAATGTTAGGTTTAACTGTGTTAAATTCAGATCAATAACACACTGGATGATTTCACCTTTAGCTTTGGGGAATTAGAAGGTATAATGTTCACTATTTTCTAACATTGTTTAGACTAAACAGTCAGTAAGTCAGTTATCTAACTGCAGggtaattaataaaaaataagaaagaagAATGGATGAAACTTTAAAGATatttatgtaacattttctcATTCAAATGACGacttttataatatatttagttgtgtacttacattatcccaaatgattccaacaatgttcaaacccacaGAAATCGGTCCTTTTACTCAAGGTAAACGCGCCGTTACATTTTGGTCGCCTGCTGATGACATCATATCCCCTTTGTGCATGTTGTCTGCCAAAAGATGTCATACACTGACTTTTTATCCAGACACATTTTGACCCACACCTTTTAGATTAAGGTGTTTTCCCTTTATTcgacagtgacagtggatagacaggaaagggggagagaaagagaggggatgcACGCAGCAAAGAGCCaaaggtcggattcaaacccgggccgctgcagaggactcagcctacatggggcgcacgctctactgggtgagctagaggtcgcccccagATTAATGATTTTCGTCGCTAGACAGCGTTGACAAAATACACAGTTTTAACGTGAAGCGTTGTTTTGGAAAAGGAGGAGACTTCTGCGGATAAAAACCTCCTGAACGATGACCACTGAAGGAATCCTAACCGAGAGAAGCTGACTGCAATGAagactacaactcccatgatcccacGTCACCAAACTGTGTCTTCTGTTCTTGGTTTGGTTGAGAGACGCTAGAGGCAGAGCATTACAGATCGCGTGTAGACTTTACTAAACAGCAGCGGGACAGAagtagaaaataataatatgagAATAAGGCTCATGTTGATAAAAGCAGAACGTTCTCTTTAATGTTAAAGATGTTTGGTTGGCCTGTAAATGTGAGAGAAGTGAAcgttacaaaaagaaaaagcaacaacaaaacaataaaataacaataggAAAACCGTGagaatgaaatgaaagaaactGTAGCACCAAGTAGACTTCATGCTTCTGTACAAGCTTATTTTTTAGTTATTTGTagcatttaaacattttgattGCGGATGCCGCAGCATACATGCAAAAATTACATAATATGTCATATCAAATcctaaaaaaagacagagatttGGATATTTCTTCCAGCCATTTCGGGAATAAAGTCTCAATATTTTGAATAAaacaaagttggaaaaaaacaaaaacaaagccagAAGCCATAATATCAATACGACAGATTATCTTGTAAAATTATAATTTTATCCGAAAACGTCTTTTCTTGTAAATTTAATGTTATCAAATATTTCTTGTAATTCTCAaaaatatgacttttaaatTTCCAATTTCTTTCTCAAAATATTGGAACTTAAAAtcccatatttgtttttaattaattctATTTCTTTCctctaaaataaatgtaacaatTAACCATTACAACAACATTACCTGACGGCTAATCTACCCAATCCAAAACAACTTTTTGTCTCTGAAAACTACGATTTAAATCGTGAtatcttattttaaaatgtttcttttccaCATAACCTTCTTCTTGAAATCAAGGACCGACGTGACCCTCCGGTGGCCGAGATGAGAACTGAACGTGAAGCTGTCTTCACAGTTTTTTCTCAGCAAACAGCTTCTTCCAGGCGGGCATGATGTGTTCATAAATCCTCTCTATctgtaacacacaaacacaaacatcagTTCTATATAACGGCACGTGGTCCAACACTTTGAAACAGAAGTTAAAGACTCGAGATCCTTGTTCTCCACAGACACACTGAGGCTTCAGAAgcttcctcattcattcatcattatTTCAGTTGAATTAAACGATTAAGAAAACAACATATTTACTTTCTTAAGAAGATGACAGCAATAACATCTAATCAGCTTCCTAATCATAACTTTTATTACACTATTAAAGATCATTTTAAGAGGCTTTTGTTCACAATAACTGAATAATTGTAACTTCAAACTGCCTGCAGCATGAAAAGATAAACAGGCTTTGATGAGACTAACTGCAGCTCATTTGGCTTTTGCTCTCTCCTTAAAGCAGAGAtggaaataagacataataGAGAGATATTTACTTCTCATATCTGTTGAATTCACTATTCGTTCCACTTTAAATTAAACTTCTGATGAGTTTTTTATGTTGCTGCTGTAGACTGAAAGTACGTTCTTCATGTTCATTTTTTCCGACCATTAGCTTGCCGATCGGTTTGCAGCATGAAAGCAAACGCTCTTACATGCCGTACATCAGAGAGCTAGTTGCTCACCCATTAAAAACATGCAACGTGTTTGGAGAAAATCAAAGTTAACTGAATGATTTGGCTCATAAAAGTGTTACTCTAAATCTGCCTACCTGACTTACCCCCTGGTGAAAacatcttcacacacacatcagatgtGACAACTGGAGTCAAAAAACTGTTATTCTATTAAAGATTGTTGTCCATATTTCACAGTGAAACACCCTAAACTGTCTCTTGTAGCCCAGACCAGATAGTAGACATTATGAGTAAATTAAACATCCTTGGGCGTCCACTGACCTGTTCAGATTTCTTGACTCCGTATCTGAAGAGCGTCGCCTGGTGCTCGCTGTTATGAAACAGGATGTCGAACGTCACTTCGCGCCCCATCAGGTCATCGATGGCCGGCTTCACCACGCTGTGGAAGTCTCTGGCCGAGAACGAGTCGTCCAACATGTTGTTGACCTgccaaatacacaaaaacattgtCCTTATTATTGTCTGTTACGATGATTCATGATATATTAGATTACTATGTTTTCTATGAGAGTCACCTTGTATTTTTTCCCCAGCAGCTCCAGTGGATCcagtttgacctctgacctcagaGCTCGGCCAAAGAGCGGCAGCTTGGAGTCTGAAtctgacaaacaaacacattacaaGGGTTTTAGAAATCTGgtattataataatacaaagtcTTGGAAGAGTCTAACATGTTTGAAATTTACCAAACCACCCTGAGTGGGATCAGATGTGGAGAACAAGACAAAAATGTCCATCTGCATATCAGCGTGTATTTTCTAGAAATGAAATGAGTGTCTGTATCTGGAAACAAGCAAGATTAGAGCAGGTTGCTGCATtactataaagaaaataaacccGAGTATAACAGAtattaacaaaaatatgaaatgttttactgtaagggcagattttgtcacttttccaggTACTGAATTACCTGGAAATAAGTTTTATTGTCTTGATTAAAGAGCAGCATCCTGCCTTATTTCCACATTATCTTTATTATCAATAAACAGGATCGTCATGGTTAGAAAGTTAGAAAAGTTCTACCCGAGTTAACTTCAtctccttctcctgacctattATAACATTAATGAATAGCATAAGTCAAGAGAAATATAcatcaaaacaaagaagataCAACAAAAGAAACTTTTAAAGAGAACATATATACTTCAGGACACCgatgtgatgtgtgttttaaaGGAAATAAGACTAATACAAAGTAAGTACAGCAGGGAAACACCGACCTCGACATGTCAGGTGAGCAACGTAGGGaactccgtctctctctccgtaGTACACCGCGAAATGAGAGAAGTATTTGTTCCTGGGATACTCCACGATGTCCCCCGGGAACAACTGGGGGTGGGAATATTTCTGCAGAGAAAAACCTCGTCAACTACAGCACAAATTGATGTAAAACTTGTTACATTGCTAAGTTCATAACAGTGACAAAATGACCTTTTGATGATAGTCTCTGATTATAGGAGATCTGACATACTGGACATTTTCCCACCAAGGGGAACCAGGCTGCTGAAACCTCTAAACTATCAAGTTCATGACCTCAATGtcaatattttatgttttttatttatttaacctagAAAACCAGAAGTCAGCTGAGCCGGAAGccacaaaatgagaaaaagtgtGACGTAAAAGCTATTAAATGTCTTTGATTTTGTGAGATACAAGATCTTCAACTTCAAACTGTGAAAGCCTTGAGAGGGCACAGGAAGTTTCTTTTAAATGTCTCCTTCGAGTTCAGCACCcaaatattttataatttgcacatactgtatttagacTTCATAATGTGAACTTCTGCACAAAACTACCCATAAAGCTGTTCAgctctttcattttaaaacagataaaatgtaGTTTCTTAGAGCATTTTTTATTCTATTAATGTTTCTTGACTTTTGCaatcattgattttattttttatcaacaccaaagcaaattccttgtatgtgaaaacctacttAGCAATAAACCAGATTCTGAAATCTTGTTGAGCGTTAAAATTAATCAGTCATTGTAACTACAAAGTGGTACAAAAACATGGATATTTAAAATTCAAAGAAAGATTTCTGCACTAATGTCGGTGACAAAAATGCAGATTAACATTCAAATAAAAGATGAAATAACTTAAAAACTATAAGCTGTACTCACCAGGCCCATGGGTTCAGGTATTTACTGCCGCCTTCTTTAGTCACTTCTGAAATTAaatccacaacacacacacacatacacacacacacacaggaacccCATCTGCTTTACATACAGGCTGTACTGATATTTTATCGGTCTGTCACAGTCACAGTAGACTGACCTCGCTCCTATCTCTATTAATCCCACCtacacatcaacaacaactCATTTGTGGTAGATGTGTCATAGTGTGTCTTAGCTTCATTTCAGCGTCTTTTTGTGGGTCTGGGTgatttttggggggcatttctgCGTTATTTGTATTTGAGAGGTTTCGTCAGGGAGCCCCATGAGTCCCTCAGCGTCCTCGTTCTTCCACCCCTGGGCGTGTGAAGCAGGTGTTTCCTAAACAGAGAGCACGAAAAGAGGAAGCAGCTTCAATCACACTTGTTTTATTAAGAGATATGAAGGCACTGTGAACAACAAACCTGGCAACCCTACAGTGAAGACAAGACATTTTCATACCGGTTTGTGTGCAGGTcgaacaaacaaaccaaacgtGCTCATTAGAGAGCTTCAGAGGTGTTGGCAgtgctgcattttatttaaactttgGACAGTCAGGCCCGCCGTTTCCCTCTGcttgctaagctaggctagtccTGACTTCAGACTCTCTTCTAACTTTTGggaaagaaagcaaattagcccatttccaaaaatgtctaaGTGTTTCTGTTCCTGTGGGGTCTTTAGCATTCATATTTTGTGCTGAAATCTTTTGCACAGAAGTGCCATAATTCATCAATTTTCAAGGCGATTACTTTTTGAGCACCAACCATCATTAACTAGTTAAGTATCTAAGCAGTTAACGTTCACATATTCACCAGCCAGCTTTGTTTATCCCATTATATTTGTGATAAATTCACAGTTTTAACATTGTGATTTGACTTTAACTCAAATTTACCgatcaaatgaaataaataccaggttttttaatgtttgatgAAGTTGAGAGCTTCATGACATCATTCTTTCTATTCTTCCCTGAAGTGTTGATGTCTGAGAGGCTGATTTGAACTAAACCTGGGCTGAAACGAGCAATAGTTTCTAAAGAGAACGGCGAGGATATTTCAGGATCTAGATTTAAATACAACAGCACCTGTTGGTTTAAACTCTCCTCATTCAGACAGCAGGCCTCCTGTGCATTCCCAATTTAAAATCTCTCATCGTCCACACTGAAATGTCTTTAAATAATATGATTTAATGGCATATTCACCAAGTTTTGTTTCACTTTGAAAACGTTAATTCTGGTTTGAATGACGAGGTACTTGTTGAGTAATGTTGAGAAATGTCCTAATGTTGTTATGAGAATAAAATCATAATTTCTAAGACAAAGAAGGTTAAAATATTTTCTCTCAATATAGCAGACTTGTGGCCCTAAAAAACCATCTCAATTCCAACAGGAGTTAGCAACTCAAGAGTGCATTTTCCAACAATTCCAATTAACCCTCTTTCAatccctttttttaaacttcaaagCGGCACTTGCTTGATAATCAGACTCAATTATCATGTTTTCATTCTGTTACTGTCTGTCATCACGTTTATGTTTATGATTTATTGACGGCAAGGGGGGGattatttagttttgttttggtATAAAACATCTTCAATGAGCGACGTATCCGTCCGGTCAACATTGTTTTTAGTCAACACAGAAGTTGTGGTAGCGGTTGCTAGAAGTTGTCATGAAATGTGTCGATTTTagattcttttttctttcttgctaCCATTTTTGATCATAATCTTTCATAAATAAAGCTAGGTAGCTAGTTAGCTATGTAGTAAAACAATCACGATGATTCAGAGGTCTGGAAACAAGCTAAAGCTGCACAGGAACCCCACTGAAAGTCCAATCTttcctggatttaaaaaaattaaataaaacgcACACCAGATTTACTCAAGTTCGTAAGATACCCtgctattatgaaaaaaaacaatccaccCACATTTACAAAATATAGATTATCTgtagaggaaaaaaaataaacatttcaattCAGCAGAATGAGATTGGCTTCATGACACACACATTAGAAAAAGTCACATTCTGACGGATCAGAAGTCTGTGGACTGcatttactgtactgtgtgtgtgtgtgtgtgtgtgtgtgtgtgtgtgtgtgtgtgtgtatatatatttatatatgcagcacgcacgcacacaccccTTTATAAAGTCAGTGCAGCTATACAGTCTGTCCAAGGCACCTGAGTTAAGCTCCAACCTGAGCTGGAGGTTCACCAGTGTATACAACTCACACTCTCaatcccccccacacacacacacacactctctctcaatccccccccccacacacacacactctctcaattccccccccccacacacacacacacacacacgatctaACATTGTTCCTGTTCCTGTCCCTGACTCTCCTGAGTGTCTTTGCCCCAGCTGAGGCCGTTGATGGGTGCGTGTTTGTCCCAGCTGTCAGTGTTGTGCCCGTGTTTCCTCTGGTGGCGTTTGTAGTTGTCCCAGTGGCCTGTGGTGTAGTCGCACTCGGCGCAGGCGTACGGCTTCTCTCCCGTGTGCCGCAGCATGTGCCTCTTCAGGTTCATGCTCTGGTTGCAGGAGTAGCCGCAGACGCCACAGTGGAACGGCTTGGCGCCCGAGTGGATGCGCTCGTGTCGCCGCAAGTTGGCAAGGTTTCCGCAGGCGTAGCTGCACGACGGACACTGGTAGGGCTTCTCACCCGTGTGCACTCGCAGGTGGCGTTTGAGGTTGTCGAGGTGCGAGGAGGTGTAGGGGCAGTGCGGGCAGCGGTGTGGTTTCTCCTCAGAGtgggtgtgggcgt includes the following:
- the plaat1l gene encoding phospholipase A and acyltransferase 3 encodes the protein MGLKYSHPQLFPGDIVEYPRNKYFSHFAVYYGERDGVPYVAHLTCRDSDSKLPLFGRALRSEVKLDPLELLGKKYKVNNMLDDSFSARDFHSVVKPAIDDLMGREVTFDILFHNSEHQATLFRYGVKKSEQIERIYEHIMPAWKKLFAEKKL